From a single Micromonospora pallida genomic region:
- a CDS encoding HIT family protein has translation MAGCVFCGIVAGDVPAFRVADEPDGVAFLDTRPVFKGHLLVVPRAHLVTLADLPSESIAGYFGLVRRLAVAVEAGLDAGGTFVAMNNKVSQSVPHLHTHVVPRTKGDGLRGFFWPRTRYADDTEARSYADRVAAALPGSA, from the coding sequence GTGGCGGGGTGTGTGTTCTGCGGGATCGTGGCGGGTGACGTGCCCGCGTTCCGGGTGGCCGACGAGCCGGATGGGGTGGCGTTCCTGGACACCCGCCCGGTGTTCAAGGGGCATCTGCTGGTGGTGCCGCGAGCCCATCTGGTGACCCTGGCCGATCTGCCGTCGGAGTCCATCGCCGGCTACTTCGGGCTGGTCCGCCGACTGGCCGTGGCGGTCGAGGCCGGGCTGGACGCGGGCGGCACCTTCGTGGCGATGAACAACAAGGTCTCCCAGTCGGTGCCGCACCTGCACACCCACGTGGTGCCCCGGACGAAGGGGGACGGGCTGCGCGGCTTCTTCTGGCCGCGAACCCGCTACGCCGACGACACCGAGGCACGCTCCTACGCCGACCGGGTCGCCGCCGCCCTACCCGGAAGTGCATAG
- a CDS encoding GNAT family N-acetyltransferase has product MDVRQLNPGVDGTVAGDLLRVQRAAYAVEAALIGDDRIPTLWESLDELRAAPLRWLGAFTPSGEPPVPAGGEPPVPAGGEPPVPAGTDSRVGPPDTVPARPYEPAGRLVGAVAWTEDATTLDIDRLVVDPAAHRRGVGRALVGALLTRAGDRTVLVATGRANRPARALYESFGFTALGDAEPVPGLWITRYALPGRAAATRSA; this is encoded by the coding sequence ATGGACGTCAGACAGCTGAATCCGGGCGTGGACGGGACGGTCGCAGGGGACCTGCTGCGGGTGCAGCGCGCCGCGTACGCGGTGGAGGCGGCACTGATCGGTGACGACCGCATCCCCACCCTGTGGGAGAGCCTCGACGAACTGCGGGCCGCGCCGCTGCGCTGGCTCGGCGCCTTCACCCCCAGCGGCGAACCGCCTGTCCCTGCCGGGGGCGAACCGCCCGTCCCTGCCGGGGGCGAGCCGCCCGTCCCTGCCGGGACCGATTCGCGCGTCGGGCCGCCGGACACGGTTCCCGCCCGACCGTACGAGCCCGCCGGTCGGCTGGTCGGAGCGGTGGCCTGGACCGAGGACGCGACGACGCTCGACATCGACCGGCTCGTCGTCGACCCGGCGGCCCATCGGCGCGGCGTCGGCCGGGCGCTGGTCGGCGCGCTGCTGACCCGGGCCGGCGACCGTACCGTGCTCGTCGCCACCGGGCGGGCAAACCGGCCGGCGCGGGCACTCTACGAGTCGTTCGGCTTCACCGCCCTCGGCGACGCTGAGCCCGTCCCCGGTCTCTGGATCACCCGCTATGCACTTCCGGGTAGGGCGGCGGCGACCCGGTCGGCGTAG